From Deltaproteobacteria bacterium:
AAGTCATCGTGGTCAATGACGGATCGACCGACACCACGGCGGCGGTGCTCAGGGAGTACGATTACCGGGTGATCACCACCGAGAATCGCGGCCTGGGCAGCGCCCGGAATACCGGCATGGAAGCGGCCACCGGGGAGATCGTCGCCTATATCGACGACGATGCCTATCCCGACCCGCACTGGCTTTCCTACCTTGCCGCCGCGTTCTGCAGCACGACGCATGCAGCGGTTGGCGGCCCGAACATCGGACCCCCCGGCGACGGGCGGTTCGCCGCGAGCGTTGCCAATGCGCCGGGCAACCCCACTCACGTGCTCGTGTCCGATCAGGAAGCGGAGCACATTCCAGGGTGCAACATGGCCGTCCGCAAGGCCTGCCTCGAGGCGGTGGGCGGTTTCGATCCTCAATTCCGTGTCGCCGGAGACGATGTCGACCTGTGCTGGCGGCTGCGGGAACGCGGCGAGACGTTGGGGTTCAGCCCGGCGGCCATGGTCTGGCACCATCGCCGCAACTCGGTGCGCGCGTTCTGGAGACAGCAGCTGGGCTACGGCAGGTCCGAGGGGCTCCTGGAGAGAAAGTGGCCGGAGAAGTACAACGTCGCCGGCCACATCAGCTGGTCCGGCCGGGTCTACGGCAAGGGGCTCGCACACGCGCTGGGCCGGCCGAGCCGCATCTATTACGGCACGTGGGGCAGCGCGCCGTTCCAGCCTCTCTGCGAACCTCCGGCGGGCGGCCTCCTGTCGCTGGCCCTGATGCCGGAGTGGTACCTGGTGATCATCACCCTCATCGCGATCTCAGCGCTCGGGACCCTGTCGACGCCCCTGCTATTCGCCTTGCCGGTGGCGGCCTGCGCAGTCGCCCTTCCTCTCCTCCAGGCCGGCCTGAGCGCGGCCCGGGCTCCGTTCGCGGGCGCGCCCCGATCCAGCGCTCTGGGGATGTTCAGGCTGCGTGGCCTGACGGCATTCCTCCATCTGCTCCAGCCCTTGGCCCGCCTGCGCGGTCGACTGGCCAGCGGCCTCACGATCTGGCGGCGGGGCCGTATGTCTGGGCTCGCGTTTCCCCGGCCGCGCACGTTCAGGGTCTGGACCGAACGGTGGCGGGCGCACGAGGAGCGGCTGCGGTCCCTCAAAGTGGCCCTGTGCGCAAACCGCGCCATCGTTCAGGCCGGGGGCGACTATGACCGCTGGGACCTCGAGATACGGGGTGGGATGTTCGGAGCCACCCGCGTGCTCATGGCGGTCGAAGAGCACGGCCACGGGAGGCAGCTCCTGCGGCTCCGCACGTGGCCGCGGTGCTCGCCCATGGGAGTCGCGCTGACCCTCGTGTTCGCCGCCCTTTCCACCACCGCAGCGATCGACCCCTCCTGGCCAGCCTGCGCCATCCTCGGCGTGGCGGCTCTGCTGGCGGCGGTGCGCACCGTGCAGGAGTGCGCTGCCAGCACGGCCGCGATCCTTCGCACGCTCGGGCCATCAGGCGCCGAAGGCCTCTGATGGCCCATACCGATCTTGCCCTCTACCGGCGGCTGCTGCGCGAGGCACGGCCCTACTGGCCGCACATCGCCGGCATGTTCCTGCTCAGCCTGCTCTCGACCCCCGTTGCGCTGCTCGTGCCGCTCCCGATGAAGATCATCGTCGACAGCGTGATCGGCGCCCACCCGCTCCCTCGCTTCGTCGACGTGCTGCTGCCGCCCGCCTTGCACTCCAGGAACGCCCTC
This genomic window contains:
- a CDS encoding glycosyltransferase, with amino-acid sequence MPALSPSTLPALAVDARPSARGKFIFVGDDKLYVRGVTYGTFRPDEDGHEYPAADVVERDFAHMAACGLNAVRTYTVPPPWLLDCAWRHGLRVMVGLPVERYVGFLADKKDGLDRLVAVVRAGVRACRGHPAVLCYAIGNEIPAAIVRWHGRRRMVGLIERLYRAAKAEDPAGLVTYVNYPSSEYLQLPFLDLVCFNAYLESQERFAAYLARLQNIAGDRPLIMSEIGLDSLRHGESTQARVLEWQTRTAFASGCAGAFVYAWTDEWYRTGEDVDDWAFGLTHRDRRPKKALATVCGAFAEAPFPPDRPCPRVSVVVCTYNGGRVIRDCLEGLRRLDYPNFEVIVVNDGSTDTTAAVLREYDYRVITTENRGLGSARNTGMEAATGEIVAYIDDDAYPDPHWLSYLAAAFCSTTHAAVGGPNIGPPGDGRFAASVANAPGNPTHVLVSDQEAEHIPGCNMAVRKACLEAVGGFDPQFRVAGDDVDLCWRLRERGETLGFSPAAMVWHHRRNSVRAFWRQQLGYGRSEGLLERKWPEKYNVAGHISWSGRVYGKGLAHALGRPSRIYYGTWGSAPFQPLCEPPAGGLLSLALMPEWYLVIITLIAISALGTLSTPLLFALPVAACAVALPLLQAGLSAARAPFAGAPRSSALGMFRLRGLTAFLHLLQPLARLRGRLASGLTIWRRGRMSGLAFPRPRTFRVWTERWRAHEERLRSLKVALCANRAIVQAGGDYDRWDLEIRGGMFGATRVLMAVEEHGHGRQLLRLRTWPRCSPMGVALTLVFAALSTTAAIDPSWPACAILGVAALLAAVRTVQECAASTAAILRTLGPSGAEGL